Proteins co-encoded in one Rhodococcus sp. PAMC28707 genomic window:
- a CDS encoding ABC transporter ATP-binding protein produces the protein MTATDLPRLVAEDLTLGYGDRIVVENLGLEVRTGVITTVIGPNGCGKSTLLRALGRLLKPKSGRVVLDGKAISSMRTKDVAQVLGMLPQAPVAPEGLTVADLVSRGRHPHQSWIRQWSSDDESEVANALELTGVGDLADRPVDELSGGQRQRAWISMALAQGTDILLLDEPTTYLDLAHSLEVLDLIDRLHEDLGRTVIMVLHDLNLAVRYSDQIIVMSQGKIVEAGRPQDVISEKLLLDVFGLEAKVIEDPVSDRPLIVPIGTRHVYGAIGGPQRQAVATATFSSES, from the coding sequence ATGACCGCCACCGATCTGCCACGTCTCGTCGCGGAGGATCTCACTCTCGGGTACGGAGACCGCATCGTCGTAGAGAATCTCGGACTCGAGGTTCGGACCGGTGTGATCACCACGGTGATCGGGCCCAACGGGTGCGGTAAATCGACTTTGTTGCGCGCTCTCGGCCGGTTGCTCAAACCCAAGTCGGGCAGGGTTGTTCTCGACGGAAAAGCGATCTCGTCGATGCGCACAAAAGACGTCGCGCAGGTCCTCGGGATGTTGCCGCAGGCACCCGTTGCGCCGGAAGGCTTGACTGTCGCCGACCTCGTCTCGAGAGGCCGCCACCCCCATCAGTCCTGGATTCGACAGTGGAGTTCGGACGACGAGTCCGAGGTCGCGAACGCCCTCGAGCTGACCGGAGTCGGTGATCTTGCCGATCGTCCGGTCGACGAACTATCCGGTGGTCAGCGCCAGCGGGCTTGGATTTCCATGGCGCTCGCGCAGGGCACGGATATTCTGTTGCTCGACGAACCGACCACCTATCTCGACCTGGCGCACTCGCTGGAGGTTCTCGACTTGATCGACCGACTCCACGAAGACCTGGGCCGCACCGTGATCATGGTGCTGCACGACCTCAATTTGGCCGTTCGGTACAGCGACCAGATCATCGTCATGTCACAAGGCAAAATCGTCGAAGCAGGTCGCCCCCAGGACGTGATCTCGGAGAAGCTTCTACTCGACGTGTTCGGCCTCGAAGCAAAAGTGATCGAGGACCCCGTGTCCGATCGCCCTCTCATCGTTCCTATCGGTACTCGACATGTCTACGGCGCCATAGGCGGCCCACAGAGGCAAGCGGTCGCCACGGCCACGTTCTCCTCGGAGAGCTAA
- a CDS encoding iron chelate uptake ABC transporter family permease subunit, with protein MTTVESKTTSAEATKLTVPSRPGFRIGRLSLVRRPFMVLVNLVLLVALLLLVCLNIGRGDFPLSIGHVIDVLLGGGTRIERFIVMDLRLPRSLTGVLVGMALGMSGAVTQSISRNSLASPDILGITAGASAAAVALIVLGGGSTFAGILATLGLPLAALIGGITTAAVIYALAWKRGVQGFRLILVGIAINAMLTASIGWLLISADINDVSRAQLWLNGSLNGADWSSVWPVMSAVLIVGGLTVVSTFTLGALRLGDDNARSLGVRLQLRQAALLLAAVALAAIATAAAGPIGFVALAAPQIALRLVRTPGPPIIASAILGGLLVVGSDLIARTILPVELPVGIVTSALGGPFLLYLLVRSNRKASA; from the coding sequence GTGACCACAGTGGAATCGAAGACCACGTCGGCAGAGGCAACGAAGCTGACAGTTCCGTCCAGGCCCGGTTTCCGGATCGGTCGCCTTTCGTTGGTACGACGCCCCTTCATGGTGCTCGTCAATCTCGTTCTGCTGGTGGCCCTGTTGTTGTTGGTGTGCCTCAACATCGGACGTGGTGACTTCCCCCTGTCGATAGGGCACGTCATCGACGTTCTGCTCGGTGGCGGCACGCGAATCGAGCGTTTCATCGTGATGGACCTACGATTGCCGCGCTCTCTTACCGGAGTGCTCGTCGGCATGGCACTCGGTATGTCCGGTGCTGTGACGCAATCCATTTCGCGAAACTCACTCGCGAGTCCGGACATCCTCGGTATCACCGCCGGCGCCAGTGCTGCAGCCGTGGCACTCATCGTCCTCGGTGGCGGTAGCACCTTCGCCGGTATTCTCGCGACCCTCGGGTTGCCGCTGGCCGCGCTCATCGGTGGAATCACCACCGCGGCGGTCATCTACGCACTCGCATGGAAGCGCGGCGTCCAGGGATTTCGGTTGATCCTCGTCGGAATCGCGATCAATGCCATGCTGACAGCATCGATCGGATGGCTTCTCATCAGTGCCGACATCAACGACGTGTCCCGAGCTCAACTGTGGCTCAACGGCTCACTGAACGGTGCAGACTGGAGTTCGGTGTGGCCGGTCATGAGCGCGGTGCTCATAGTCGGCGGCCTGACCGTCGTATCGACTTTCACCCTCGGCGCCCTCCGCCTCGGCGACGACAATGCTCGATCCCTCGGCGTGCGACTGCAATTGCGTCAGGCAGCATTGCTTCTCGCTGCGGTAGCGCTCGCGGCCATCGCGACAGCCGCTGCCGGTCCGATCGGGTTCGTGGCGTTGGCAGCCCCCCAGATCGCACTGCGGCTAGTGAGAACACCCGGGCCGCCGATCATTGCGTCGGCGATCTTGGGTGGGCTACTCGTCGTCGGCAGCGATCTCATCGCGCGAACGATCCTGCCGGTAGAGCTCCCCGTCGGCATCGTGACCTCCGCACTCGGCGGACCGTTTCTTCTGTACCTTCTCGTCCGCAGCAATCGAAAGGCCTCCGCATGA
- a CDS encoding iron chelate uptake ABC transporter family permease subunit gives MDFSREQIPRGPAPWYLRVVAAFVDLAIVLLPLGIGWSIVDSLRDDNGGGEADRFVFGAISVIVAIGLLLWNQGFRTGRDGQSTGRRWTGLVVRDSATGGPIGVRRGLCRQFALGRSSTEVVRDKTAYAEKFAPVPRDTSVQAIRRRRLFGLLVLTVALAAAILASIAIGARPLTFEEIGNALVHSTGTDTDIIVRTLRVPRTLLALVVGIALGIAGALIQGHTRNPLADAGLLGLNAGAAFFVVLAIYLFGFNSPSQYLWFAFAGSALASIVVFGLSSIGTGTASPLNLALAGAAVAFFLAAMTNAVVLIDQTTLDGYRFWSVGSVAGRGLDVFWQVLPFLALGVVIALVSTPGLNVMSLGEDVARSLGVNVALSRTVGIIAITLLTGAATAACGPIAFIGLVVPHVARVVTGPDYRWLVPYAGLMGGVMLLMADVIGRVVVRPGELQVGIVLALFGAPFFIALVRRRKLASL, from the coding sequence GTGGACTTTTCGAGAGAGCAGATACCACGCGGCCCTGCCCCGTGGTATCTCCGCGTCGTGGCAGCGTTCGTCGACCTTGCGATCGTGCTGTTACCTCTGGGGATCGGGTGGTCGATCGTCGACTCTCTCCGTGACGACAATGGTGGTGGTGAGGCGGACAGATTCGTCTTCGGAGCCATCTCAGTGATCGTTGCAATCGGGCTGTTGCTGTGGAATCAAGGTTTCCGCACTGGGCGCGACGGTCAAAGCACTGGCAGGCGATGGACCGGACTCGTAGTCCGCGACTCCGCGACCGGAGGACCGATCGGTGTCCGTCGGGGACTCTGCAGGCAGTTCGCTCTCGGCCGCTCGAGCACCGAGGTGGTACGCGACAAGACCGCATACGCCGAAAAGTTCGCACCTGTCCCCCGCGACACCTCGGTGCAGGCCATCCGTAGACGTCGACTGTTCGGACTTCTCGTTCTGACCGTCGCGCTTGCAGCCGCGATTCTCGCAAGCATCGCCATCGGAGCGAGGCCGCTGACATTCGAGGAGATCGGCAACGCACTGGTACATTCGACCGGCACCGATACCGACATCATCGTTCGGACCCTGCGCGTCCCGCGCACCCTCCTTGCACTTGTCGTCGGAATCGCACTCGGGATCGCAGGAGCCTTGATTCAAGGCCATACGAGAAACCCCTTGGCCGACGCCGGTTTGCTGGGCCTGAATGCAGGCGCAGCCTTTTTCGTCGTGCTCGCTATATATCTGTTCGGATTCAACTCCCCCAGCCAGTACCTCTGGTTCGCCTTCGCCGGTTCGGCATTGGCAAGCATCGTGGTGTTCGGGTTGTCCTCGATCGGGACCGGGACGGCGAGTCCGCTCAACCTTGCGCTCGCAGGTGCCGCTGTCGCGTTCTTCCTGGCCGCCATGACCAATGCAGTGGTGCTGATAGACCAAACCACCTTGGACGGTTACCGGTTCTGGTCGGTCGGCTCGGTTGCCGGCCGAGGGCTCGACGTCTTCTGGCAGGTTCTGCCGTTCCTCGCGCTCGGCGTGGTCATCGCTCTCGTCAGTACTCCGGGTCTCAACGTCATGAGCCTCGGCGAGGACGTCGCACGCTCGTTGGGTGTCAACGTCGCACTCAGCAGAACTGTCGGCATCATCGCCATTACGCTGCTGACGGGTGCGGCGACGGCAGCGTGTGGACCGATCGCGTTCATCGGACTGGTGGTTCCGCACGTCGCCCGCGTCGTCACCGGACCGGACTATCGATGGCTCGTCCCCTATGCAGGTTTGATGGGCGGCGTGATGCTGCTGATGGCCGATGTCATCGGACGCGTCGTCGTGCGACCCGGTGAACTACAAGTAGGCATCGTCCTGGCACTGTTCGGGGCCCCATTCTTCATTGCGCTTGTCCGTCGGCGAAAGCTGGCGAGCCTGTGA
- a CDS encoding PaaI family thioesterase: MVAPGFDGTLGLEYHEVSGDRVRASWDVTPKLHQPAGIMHGGVLCAVVESLASIGGSVWLGDRGHVVGVNNNTDFLRATRSGRLTGVATPVHRGRTQQIWQVDISDEAGKLVAQGKVRLANIVDTAILGNAAT, translated from the coding sequence ATGGTCGCACCGGGCTTCGACGGCACACTAGGACTCGAGTATCACGAGGTCTCGGGCGATCGAGTCCGTGCGTCCTGGGATGTGACGCCCAAGCTCCACCAGCCAGCAGGAATCATGCATGGTGGGGTTCTCTGTGCCGTGGTCGAGTCGCTTGCGAGTATCGGTGGAAGCGTGTGGCTCGGCGACCGCGGACACGTCGTGGGCGTCAACAACAACACGGACTTCCTCCGCGCAACGCGTTCGGGACGACTCACCGGCGTCGCCACCCCGGTCCATCGGGGCCGCACTCAGCAGATCTGGCAGGTGGACATATCCGACGAAGCAGGAAAGTTGGTTGCGCAAGGCAAAGTTCGACTCGCCAATATCGTCGACACGGCAATTCTGGGAAACGCCGCGACATGA
- a CDS encoding metalloregulator ArsR/SmtB family transcription factor, producing the protein MSSPGAGAFDLEHVAQARAAIAAVEDIGVWVQRFDLLGDPTRLRILLCMHRAPGICVTDLASALEMAPTAVSHALRLLRNQGWVAVQRDGKKMTYRLDDDVVHGMLHELGATHARNMHE; encoded by the coding sequence ATGTCGTCTCCGGGGGCCGGAGCGTTCGATCTCGAGCATGTCGCCCAGGCACGTGCGGCAATCGCCGCTGTCGAGGACATCGGGGTATGGGTCCAACGCTTCGACCTGTTGGGCGATCCGACTCGGCTGCGCATTCTGCTGTGTATGCACCGGGCGCCCGGCATTTGCGTCACCGATCTGGCGTCGGCGCTGGAGATGGCGCCGACCGCCGTCTCGCACGCTCTACGCCTTCTTCGCAACCAGGGATGGGTTGCCGTTCAGCGAGACGGCAAGAAGATGACCTACCGACTCGACGACGACGTCGTGCACGGCATGTTGCACGAACTCGGCGCCACCCATGCACGAAATATGCACGAATGA
- a CDS encoding NAD(P)/FAD-dependent oxidoreductase: MSIQPVESKRHHVVVIGSGFGGLFGVKALKKADVDVTLVAKTTHHLFQPLLYQVATGILSVGEIAPTTRVILRKQKNAEVLLGDVLAIDLTAKTVTSKLLERVTVTHFDSLIVAAGAQQSYFGNDHFAEFAPGMKTIDDALELRGRILGAFEQAELSDDQEEKDRLMTFVVVGAGPTGVELAGQIAELADRTLDGAFRNIDPRDARVILLDAAPAVLPPMGEKLGHKAAARLEKLGVEIQLNAMVTDVDIDGLTVKEKDGTTRRIDAQCKVWSAGVQGSPLGKQLTDQSGSETDRAGRVIVEPDLTVKGHPNVFVVGDLMSVEDVPGMAQGAIQGANYAAKQIKASLTGADPAERKPFKYFDKGSMATVSRFNAVAKVGKFEFGGFIAWVMWLALHLYYLVGYRSRLTTVISWFVTFLGKGRAQMASTEQQVFARLAIEQLNSMESKRSSKRVEKQEQKAAG, translated from the coding sequence ATGAGCATCCAACCGGTCGAATCGAAGCGTCATCACGTCGTTGTCATCGGTTCCGGATTCGGTGGCTTGTTCGGCGTCAAGGCACTCAAGAAGGCCGACGTCGACGTCACTCTGGTCGCTAAGACCACCCACCACCTATTTCAGCCTCTTCTCTACCAGGTAGCCACCGGCATCCTGTCCGTGGGCGAAATTGCTCCCACGACAAGGGTCATCCTGCGTAAGCAAAAGAATGCAGAGGTACTCCTCGGTGACGTTCTAGCCATCGATCTGACCGCCAAGACGGTCACCTCCAAGCTGCTCGAACGCGTCACCGTCACCCACTTCGACAGTCTCATCGTCGCGGCCGGAGCGCAGCAGTCGTACTTCGGCAACGACCACTTCGCCGAGTTCGCACCTGGCATGAAGACGATCGACGACGCTCTCGAACTTCGTGGTCGTATTCTCGGCGCATTCGAGCAGGCCGAATTGTCGGACGATCAGGAAGAGAAGGACCGTCTGATGACCTTCGTGGTTGTCGGCGCAGGACCCACCGGCGTCGAACTCGCCGGTCAGATAGCAGAACTGGCAGATCGCACCCTCGACGGCGCATTCCGAAACATCGACCCTCGTGACGCGCGTGTCATTCTGCTCGACGCGGCCCCAGCCGTGCTGCCACCCATGGGCGAAAAGCTCGGCCACAAAGCCGCAGCACGTCTCGAGAAGCTCGGCGTCGAGATTCAGCTGAATGCCATGGTCACCGATGTGGACATCGATGGCCTGACCGTCAAGGAAAAGGACGGTACGACCCGTCGCATCGACGCACAGTGCAAGGTCTGGTCCGCCGGAGTGCAGGGCAGCCCGCTCGGGAAGCAACTCACTGATCAGTCCGGATCCGAGACCGATCGCGCCGGGAGGGTCATCGTCGAACCCGATCTGACGGTCAAAGGCCATCCCAATGTCTTCGTGGTCGGCGACCTGATGTCCGTCGAAGATGTTCCCGGTATGGCACAGGGCGCAATCCAGGGGGCCAACTACGCCGCCAAGCAAATCAAGGCGTCACTGACCGGTGCTGATCCGGCAGAACGTAAGCCGTTCAAGTACTTCGACAAGGGCTCCATGGCCACGGTGTCGCGTTTCAATGCGGTGGCCAAGGTCGGAAAGTTCGAGTTCGGCGGGTTCATCGCTTGGGTCATGTGGCTCGCATTGCACCTGTACTACCTGGTCGGTTACCGCAGCCGCCTCACCACGGTCATTTCTTGGTTCGTCACCTTCCTCGGCAAGGGACGTGCACAGATGGCGTCTACCGAGCAGCAGGTGTTCGCACGATTGGCCATCGAACAGTTGAACTCGATGGAATCGAAACGCTCGTCGAAGAGGGTGGAAAAGCAGGAGCAGAAAGCCGCAGGCTGA
- a CDS encoding DUF2470 domain-containing protein: MALDHGDPGDAPSVPPPLGEFEPARRMSAAEEARTVAASTNIGTLASLTVEGDPWASYITYGLLGGSPVLCVSKMAEHGRNLDHDPRASLSVVSPASVTDPLATSRITLAGVVERPSGDEMAAARQAHRSAVPAAKYYIDYSDFSVWILRVNRVRWVGGYGRMDSAIGEDYASATADPVTMQAAGALTHLNEDHSESLLAMARAIGGYSDATECTVMSADRYGLDLAVLTPRGKATTRVAYAEPITAVSDLRAATVELAQRARAR, encoded by the coding sequence ATGGCACTCGATCATGGCGATCCCGGCGACGCTCCTTCCGTTCCTCCCCCATTGGGCGAGTTCGAGCCTGCCCGACGGATGTCGGCGGCCGAAGAGGCTCGAACCGTCGCAGCATCGACCAACATAGGCACCCTCGCAAGTTTGACTGTCGAGGGCGACCCGTGGGCTTCCTACATCACCTATGGCCTATTGGGCGGCTCACCGGTCCTGTGTGTTTCGAAAATGGCCGAGCATGGACGGAACCTCGATCACGACCCTAGGGCGAGTTTGTCGGTGGTCTCCCCAGCATCGGTGACCGATCCACTAGCGACATCGAGAATCACTCTGGCCGGCGTGGTGGAACGACCATCCGGCGACGAGATGGCCGCTGCGAGGCAAGCGCATCGATCGGCTGTCCCCGCCGCCAAGTACTACATCGACTACAGCGATTTCTCGGTGTGGATTCTGCGTGTGAATCGAGTCCGCTGGGTAGGCGGATACGGCCGGATGGATTCTGCAATCGGTGAGGACTACGCATCTGCGACGGCAGACCCCGTCACAATGCAGGCCGCCGGTGCGCTCACGCACTTGAACGAGGATCACAGCGAGTCGTTACTCGCAATGGCGCGCGCTATCGGTGGCTACTCGGATGCGACGGAATGTACGGTCATGTCGGCCGACCGGTACGGACTCGACCTCGCCGTGCTCACTCCACGTGGGAAGGCAACGACGCGCGTTGCATATGCCGAACCTATTACCGCCGTCTCCGACCTACGCGCGGCGACAGTGGAGTTGGCACAGCGCGCTCGCGCCCGATGA
- a CDS encoding FKBP-type peptidyl-prolyl cis-trans isomerase — protein MNYSRATKSGVLTACAAALAVVLAACGSDSTTSSVSESAPAFTTCPSQAPEAGTTPQWTLPGSTGSVAVAGSTDTTAPLVEVTTPFAVTETQVHTLQTGGGPVVADDATVSVCYMGVNGRDGSVFDSSYERGAPVEFPLARVVPGFQKAIAGQTVGSKVAVAMTSADGYPSGQPSAGIEQGDTLVFAIEIIDVSG, from the coding sequence GTGAATTATTCTCGCGCAACCAAATCCGGCGTACTCACGGCCTGCGCCGCGGCGCTCGCTGTGGTGCTCGCAGCATGCGGCTCCGATTCGACTACCTCATCGGTCAGCGAATCTGCACCCGCATTCACCACCTGCCCGTCCCAAGCACCCGAGGCCGGCACCACACCTCAATGGACGCTTCCCGGATCCACCGGCAGCGTGGCAGTCGCCGGATCAACCGATACGACGGCTCCCCTCGTCGAGGTCACCACACCGTTCGCTGTGACCGAAACCCAGGTGCACACCCTGCAGACCGGTGGCGGACCGGTTGTGGCAGACGACGCGACGGTCTCGGTCTGCTACATGGGAGTCAACGGCCGCGATGGTTCGGTCTTCGACAGCAGCTACGAACGTGGCGCACCGGTCGAGTTCCCGCTTGCGCGAGTCGTACCAGGCTTTCAGAAGGCGATTGCAGGGCAGACTGTCGGGTCGAAGGTAGCCGTCGCGATGACATCCGCCGACGGGTACCCAAGTGGTCAGCCGTCCGCTGGCATCGAGCAAGGCGACACCTTGGTTTTCGCGATCGAGATCATCGATGTCTCGGGCTGA
- a CDS encoding TetR/AcrR family transcriptional regulator, protein MPKEPEAQHRLGPQRNPTIDAAVLDATRQLLTDKGYAGTTIDAIAALAGVGRPAIYRRWPSKAHIVNEAVYPVLDTDLGADIDSTLGVTGTMADQVHALVQGAVTLFASPATRAAAPGLMSEVRTDGALREVLVVRQLAGVRAELERRLVAGREQGEIRAGVDVDTLLDILAGAAIFAMSVRDIADPGPVADALADIVLHGVLSTEQSEDDTRTTE, encoded by the coding sequence ATGCCGAAGGAACCCGAGGCCCAGCATCGGCTCGGCCCACAGCGGAACCCGACGATCGACGCAGCCGTGCTGGATGCCACCCGACAATTGCTGACAGACAAGGGATATGCCGGCACCACGATCGACGCAATCGCCGCCCTCGCGGGCGTCGGACGCCCCGCCATCTATCGTCGTTGGCCGTCGAAGGCCCACATAGTCAACGAGGCCGTCTACCCGGTTCTGGACACGGATCTGGGCGCCGATATCGACTCGACTCTGGGCGTCACCGGCACGATGGCCGATCAGGTCCACGCACTGGTGCAGGGTGCGGTCACACTTTTCGCCTCCCCTGCCACCCGGGCAGCAGCCCCCGGGCTGATGAGCGAGGTGCGTACCGACGGAGCATTACGTGAAGTGCTGGTCGTACGCCAGCTCGCAGGAGTGCGGGCGGAACTGGAGCGCCGACTGGTTGCAGGCCGCGAACAGGGCGAAATTCGTGCAGGGGTCGACGTGGATACTCTCCTCGACATCCTCGCGGGTGCCGCGATCTTCGCAATGTCAGTCCGCGATATCGCCGATCCTGGACCGGTCGCCGACGCACTGGCCGACATCGTCCTGCACGGCGTCCTTTCCACCGAGCAGTCGGAGGACGATACGCGGACCACCGAATAG
- a CDS encoding phosphotransferase family protein: MTSESMGADPDFAELARPGESRSDPAVLRARLERWLATVLDVESEPEVTSTEIPAGTGMSNETVLFDAVWTEDGCRSEHQLVARIAPAVIGVPIFPTYNLDQQFHVMRAVATHTSVPIPRVYWSESSPEVLGGEFFVMERIKGDVPPDVMPYNFGSWLSEGTVEERSRLQLSSIQILVDLHAIAEPHRVCPSLRCTDGDEEPTGETALRAHVAGQRRYYEWATADGPRSPLIERGLDWIEANLPTDDRPAVLCWGDSRIGNVMYQDFRPAAVLDWEMATLGPRELDLGWMIYLHRFFEDLATMAGLPGLPDLLRREDVADTYRELTGHRPADLDFYTLYAAVRHAVIMFRVQSRAVAFGQAQLPENPDDMIMHRASLEAMLDGTYWAGVTAGAAL, encoded by the coding sequence ATGACTTCTGAATCCATGGGAGCAGATCCCGACTTTGCCGAGCTCGCCCGACCAGGTGAGTCCCGGAGCGATCCCGCTGTCTTGCGGGCGCGACTCGAGCGCTGGCTGGCCACAGTTCTCGACGTCGAATCCGAACCGGAGGTGACCTCGACCGAAATTCCGGCCGGGACAGGCATGTCCAACGAGACGGTGCTGTTCGATGCTGTGTGGACCGAGGACGGATGCCGCTCGGAGCACCAGTTGGTTGCGAGGATCGCGCCTGCCGTCATCGGGGTGCCGATCTTCCCGACCTACAATTTGGACCAGCAGTTCCATGTCATGCGGGCAGTAGCGACCCACACCTCGGTTCCGATTCCCCGTGTCTACTGGTCGGAGTCCTCGCCTGAGGTACTCGGTGGCGAATTCTTCGTCATGGAGCGGATCAAGGGCGACGTCCCTCCCGACGTGATGCCGTACAACTTCGGATCCTGGCTGTCCGAGGGCACGGTGGAAGAACGTTCCCGACTCCAACTTTCCTCTATCCAGATTCTCGTCGACCTTCATGCCATAGCCGAACCCCACCGCGTCTGCCCGAGCTTGAGATGTACCGACGGCGACGAAGAGCCCACCGGAGAGACGGCGTTGCGTGCGCATGTGGCGGGTCAACGGCGCTACTACGAGTGGGCTACCGCTGACGGACCACGGTCTCCGCTGATCGAACGCGGACTCGACTGGATCGAGGCGAACCTGCCCACCGACGACCGACCGGCGGTGCTGTGTTGGGGCGACTCCCGCATAGGCAACGTCATGTATCAGGACTTCCGGCCTGCAGCGGTACTCGATTGGGAAATGGCCACGCTCGGTCCGCGCGAGTTGGACCTCGGCTGGATGATCTACTTGCACAGGTTCTTCGAGGATCTCGCCACGATGGCCGGGCTCCCCGGGTTACCCGACCTTCTCCGTCGCGAGGACGTCGCCGACACATATCGAGAGCTGACCGGGCACCGACCGGCCGATCTGGACTTCTACACGCTGTACGCGGCTGTTCGTCACGCCGTCATCATGTTCCGAGTGCAGAGCCGTGCCGTCGCTTTCGGTCAAGCTCAGCTACCGGAGAACCCAGATGACATGATCATGCACCGAGCGAGTCTCGAAGCCATGCTGGACGGCACCTACTGGGCCGGCGTCACGGCAGGAGCCGCGCTATGA
- a CDS encoding dihydrofolate reductase family protein, producing the protein MGEATNEADAALTAELLRPRGSLILGCNMFGPIRGEWDEDWSGWWGDNPPYRAPVFVLTHYQHEPIEMAGGTTFHFVTDGFDSAYAQAQAVAGENDISIAGGASTIRQALAAGVIDELVLDITPVLLGSDESPFEGLTNSSLEPLEAIHSPFATHVRYRVKH; encoded by the coding sequence ATCGGTGAGGCCACGAACGAGGCCGATGCCGCCCTCACCGCTGAACTACTGCGGCCCCGCGGATCATTAATCCTGGGCTGCAACATGTTTGGTCCCATCCGCGGTGAATGGGATGAGGACTGGAGCGGGTGGTGGGGTGACAATCCCCCGTACCGCGCACCGGTGTTCGTACTCACCCACTACCAACACGAACCAATCGAGATGGCAGGCGGCACTACTTTTCACTTTGTGACCGATGGTTTCGATTCCGCGTACGCCCAGGCCCAGGCCGTGGCAGGCGAAAACGACATCTCCATCGCCGGCGGCGCGTCGACCATTCGTCAGGCCCTCGCCGCAGGGGTGATCGACGAACTCGTCCTCGACATCACTCCAGTCTTGCTCGGAAGCGATGAATCACCGTTCGAAGGCCTGACAAACTCGAGCCTCGAACCACTCGAAGCCATCCACTCTCCGTTCGCGACACACGTGCGGTATCGCGTGAAGCACTGA
- a CDS encoding alpha/beta hydrolase produces the protein MKFTSTWLDDGVLERAFTLNGIPGILWTPESAPGPVPLVLLGHPGGLHAMHSRLAGRARASVLEHGFAAATIELPGGGERTRSAAVEQARSDLRRALATGEPVDEIVDRLVLPLVDKAVPEWQAALDALLALPEVRGPVGFSGGPIAIGIRLAVVEPRITAAVLFAGSFVPAAMFDEARQVTIPLQVLLQWDDEMNDRQATLKLFDAFGSEEKALHANMGGHAGVPQSEVTGGAQFFARHSR, from the coding sequence ATGAAATTCACTTCTACGTGGCTTGACGATGGCGTTCTCGAGCGCGCGTTCACTCTCAACGGGATCCCCGGCATTCTGTGGACTCCCGAGTCCGCACCCGGGCCGGTCCCGCTGGTTTTGCTCGGCCACCCTGGGGGATTGCACGCGATGCATTCCCGGTTGGCAGGGCGCGCCCGGGCTTCAGTTCTGGAGCACGGCTTTGCCGCGGCCACCATCGAGCTTCCTGGCGGCGGTGAGCGGACCCGTTCCGCCGCCGTGGAGCAAGCCCGCAGCGATCTGCGGCGGGCGCTTGCGACCGGTGAGCCGGTCGACGAGATAGTCGATCGGCTCGTACTTCCGCTGGTGGACAAGGCAGTTCCGGAATGGCAGGCCGCTTTGGATGCTCTCCTTGCGCTACCTGAGGTTCGCGGACCGGTCGGGTTCTCGGGAGGACCGATAGCCATCGGTATCCGGCTGGCGGTGGTCGAGCCGCGTATCACTGCCGCCGTGTTGTTCGCGGGTAGCTTCGTGCCCGCCGCCATGTTCGACGAGGCCCGTCAGGTCACCATTCCGCTACAGGTTCTCCTGCAGTGGGACGATGAAATGAACGACCGGCAGGCCACTTTGAAACTGTTCGACGCCTTCGGCTCCGAGGAAAAGGCGTTGCACGCGAACATGGGCGGGCACGCTGGAGTCCCACAATCCGAGGTCACCGGTGGGGCTCAGTTCTTCGCCCGACACTCGCGTTAG